The genomic region GCGTGGAACCGGAGGATGTCCTTGCCGACCAGGTGGACGTTCGCCGGCCAGGTGGCGTCGAACTTCGCCTGGTCCGAGCCGTACCCGACGGCCGTGGCGTAGTTGAGCAGCGCGTCGATCCACACGTAGATGACGTGCTTGGGGTCCCAGGGGATCGGGACGCCCCAGTCGAACGTCGAGCGGGAGATCGACAGGTCCTGCAGGCCCTGCTTCACCAGCTGCACGATCTCGTTGCGCGCCGAGGCGGGCTGGATGAAGTCCGGGTTCTGCTCGTAGTGCTCCAGCAGGCGCGGGCCGTACGCGGAGAGCCTGAAGAAGTAGTTCTCCTCCTTCAGCCACTCGACCGGGCGCTTGTGGATCGGGCACAGGTCGCCCTCGAGCAGGTCGCCGGGCGACTTGTACTCCTCGCACCCCACGCAGTAGGGGCCCTCGTACTCGCCCTTGTAGATCTCGCCCTTGTCGTACAGGTCCTGCACGAACTCCTGGACGCGGTCGGTGTGGCGCGGCTCGGTGGTGCGGATGAAGTCGTCGTTGGCGATCTGCAGATGCTCCCAGAGCGGCTTCCAGGAGTCCTCGACGAGCTTGTCGCACCACTCCTGGGGCGTCACGCCGTTCGCCTCGGCCGTACGCATGATCTTCTGACCGTGCTCGTCCGTGCCGGTGAGGTACCACACCTTCTCGCCCCGCTGGCGGTGCCAGCGGGTGAGCACGTCGCCCGCGACGGTCGTGTAGGCGTGGCCCAGGTGCGGGGCGTCGTTGACGTAGTAGATCGGCGTCGTCACGTAGAACGCCGACTCCCCGGATGCAGTCGTTCCTGTAGCCGCCATGTGCGAATCCTATCGGCCCCGGGGAGGTGACTCCCCGGGATGAAACCGTGGTGTGTCAGGCGACGGACTCGCGTCCGGCGGTCTCGGGCTCGCGGCTGACGGCCTCGGCGGCCTCCTCGGCGGCGGACGCCGCGATGTCGACCGGGTTCTCCCGCGTACGGCGGATGCCGAGGATGCTGATGAACAGCGAGGCGAAGATCGTCTGGAAGCTCATGACGAACGCGGTCGCCGAGGGGACGACGAGGCGCAGCGACTCGGCCGGGATCAGCTCGCCGAAGCCGCGGCCGCCCCAGTGGGCGAGCGAGGCCACCAAACCGACCAGACCGGCCACGGCCAGGGCGCCACCCGCGAGCAGGCCCTTCTCCAGCGTGACGACGTCCACCAGCCTCCGGATGCGCCGGTCCTCGGGGAGGAAGCCCTCCTCGGCCGCGTACACCTTGGTGAACAGCGCGAACAGCACGGCCTGGAATCCGATGATCACCATCGCGGACGCGCCGACCAGCGTGTCGACGTCGAAGGCGAGCTTGCCGATGTAGACCGGGCCGAACGTCAGCGCGGCCCCGGCGACG from Microbispora sp. ZYX-F-249 harbors:
- the metG gene encoding methionine--tRNA ligase, with the translated sequence MAATGTTASGESAFYVTTPIYYVNDAPHLGHAYTTVAGDVLTRWHRQRGEKVWYLTGTDEHGQKIMRTAEANGVTPQEWCDKLVEDSWKPLWEHLQIANDDFIRTTEPRHTDRVQEFVQDLYDKGEIYKGEYEGPYCVGCEEYKSPGDLLEGDLCPIHKRPVEWLKEENYFFRLSAYGPRLLEHYEQNPDFIQPASARNEIVQLVKQGLQDLSISRSTFDWGVPIPWDPKHVIYVWIDALLNYATAVGYGSDQAKFDATWPANVHLVGKDILRFHAAIWPAMLMANDLPLPRKVFANGWLMVGGEKMSKSNLTGISPRDLTSHFGVDAYRYYFLRAIPFGQDGSFSWEDFSARYTSELANDFGNLASRVAAMIGKYFDGVLPEAKDAGPAEQAVADGLAAAAAQADTLIGDNLDFAGGIGAVFDFVKQVNGYLSDQAPWKVAKDDSPEGQARLATILYTAAESLRAIAVLLHPIMPATGEKLWASLGAEPHLGALADQRIADVATWGKLPAGAQVVKGEILFPRLENA